The Jaculus jaculus isolate mJacJac1 chromosome 1, mJacJac1.mat.Y.cur, whole genome shotgun sequence nucleotide sequence ggcagtctgttgggcttgccaaaaaaaaaatccaagctgggtgtggtggtgtacgcttttaaacccagcactcaggaggcagaggtaggtggatcattgtgagttcaaggctatcctgagactacatagtgaatttcaggtcagcctgagctagagcaagaccctacctcgaaaaaccaaaaaaaaaaaaaaaaaaaagaaagaaatccaaagtTAAAATATCCCACAGGGTATTGATGAAAAACAGATGGGCGGCAACTACCATTTGTTTGGTTTACTTTTACTTAGTATTTGCCTCATTAGTCAAATTTACTGAGTTCTATTTCAAAATGTAGGCAGTATTTCATACCAAGCAAAGGCTTTAGAGAAACTTCTGGTACAGTAAGTTAATGTGTGAGTTTAGgtgtcttttaaatatatttgggctggagggatggcttagtggttaaggtgtttgcctgcaaagccaaaggatcccggttcgactctccaggactcatgtaagccagatgcacaaggggacgcatgcatctagagttcgtttgtagtggctggaagccctggtgtgcctattttctttatctctttctttctttctcaagtaaataaataaataaaaatacaaaattaaaaataagcattttatttatttacttacttacttacaagcagagagagatgggaaaaggggagggaaagagagatgggcatgccacagcctctagtgGCTGCAAATGAGAACTTtgtatatgctactttgtgcatctggctttacatggatactgggcaatcaGACCCCAgtttgcaggctttgcaggcaaatgctttaaccactgagccatctctggagcCCTGAGGTGTCTTTCTGAAGGATGAAAAGAAGGCAACATTTAGTAGACAGGGTCAGGCAGCATTCTGCATATGCTCATGTATACTATCTAATATAGTCCACTTACTGACTTTGAAGTAGGTGTATTGTTACCTTGCATGAGACAAGGTTTAGATATGCTTACATAACTTAGCTATGGTTACTAGGAACTAGGACTTCAACTCAAATCTTCATGCTACGAGGATCCACAGTGCCACCACATTATGCCGAGAGGTAGTACAGGAGAGGGTGGGATGTGCTAAGAGGGGGTCTGGCAGAGTGAGGTCGGATAGGGCAGGTTAAGAGCATGGACCTTAGAGCTTCTGGTTCTGGCTTCCACTTGTTAGCAAGAAGACTTAACTTGCTTATCTTCTCTGTACCtgttagaaataataataatcctactTTATCACAAGATGAAATTAGATAATgtgctttaaaataaacaaacaattttggcctggagaaatggcttagtagttaaggaacttgcctgcaaagccaaatgactcaggttcaattccccaagacccttttacagatgcacaaggtgatgtatgcatttggagttcgtttgcagtggctgaaggccctggcgtgcccattctctccctctccctcttcctctctctctctctctctctatctctatctctatctctatctctttctctctgaattatataaaaaaattaaaaatactgagatgacttagcagttaaggccttgtctgcaaagcctaacaaccctagttcattttcccagttcccatgtaaagccagacacacaaaatggcacatgtatctggagtttgtttgcagcagctggtgaccctggcatgccttttctgtctgtctctcttctctctatctctctgctggcaaataaataaatgaaaatgaaaaacgcTTATGGCACACAATAAATGATCGTTAAATGTTAGTTCCCCAATTGGTATGGCTTTTTTGGGAGGAAGTGGttctgagatagggcctcactctagcctaggctgacctagaatttactatgtactagtctaaggctggcctggaactcacagtgatcctcttacctccacttcccgagtgctgggattaaagtcgtgcgccaccatgccttggcATTTTTGCTCCTGTATTTGTCATAGCATGCCTTCTGCTCCTGTGTACTGACTCCTGTAGACCACCCCATCATTACTAGGATGTATCAGTTTTTGTTAGGTGATAACACATACTCCTAAAACCATAGTGGCTTGAAACAACCACCATTTCCTTACTGTAATACTATGAGTTATGAGTTTGGGAGTGGACTCAGAAAGGCAGTTCTCTTGGTCTTGCCTAAATTCATTCATGTGTCTGTAGTCAAGCGGGACAGCTGCTCTACATGGCCTTGGCTTATCTGTGGATTAGTCTGGACTCATTCACGTGGGGCAGAACAGGCCCAAGTGCAGCAAGAAAGCAATCCAAGGTGCTTCTTAAACCTCTGCTTAGCACCTTTGCTAACCTTCCATCAACAGAGCAACTCCGTAGCCAACTCAGATCCAGTGGGAGAAGGAATAAACAAACTTCCTGTTGGTGGGAGGAGGCTGTGCGGTCACAGTGCTCGGGTATGCATGGAGAGAAACTAACATCTTGCTATCTACTCCAGCTAGGCTTTGCTGCCCAGCCCCTCCCGTTCCACATTCATTTCCTTGAGCCTGCTTTCGTCTCACTACATCCCTGTTCATGAGTCCCACAGAGGCTCCCtctttgcccattcagctgctgTGAGCTCTTGTGCCTGGTTTACAGAGAGCTGTAGGAGCTGCTCTGACTTATAAGCATAAAGCAGAGGCTTAGTCTGGAAGGACCAGTGTAGTTATGGAAGGCTGCGTGCCAGTTCAAGATCAGTCATCAGCAAACTTTTTTACTTGACAAgttctgtaattatagacaataaaccacgataattcccttccctcctccacttctccatcacaaatccactcttcattatatcccctccctctttctgttagtctctcttgtactttgttatattttttggggggggggggtttccaaggcagggtctcactctagcccaggctaacctgcaattcactgtgtagtctcagggtggcctcaaactcatggtgatcctcttacctctgcctcccaagtgctggaattaaaggcatattccaccacacctttctcttttattttgatgtcatcattttttcctcctatttcatgtctggaagaatgcattgtaagcagtcctatccttcctttggcttttacattatttctgccacctcttctgcaatggattctgagccttgaagggtataacagagatgtttcagtgctgagcacccctctaTCACTTCTTACCACTAtggtacctttaaaaaaattttttttgttgttgtttattcttatttatttgagtgcgacagaaagagaaagaggcagagagagagaggagagagagaatggacatgccagggcctccagccactgcaaatgaactccaaacgcatgcgtccccttgtgcatctggctaatgtggtttctgaggaattgagcctcaaaccagggtccttaggcttcataggctagcatttaaccactaagccatctctccagcccagccttctgagtcatctagaggtcaccaccatctgaaaagagaagcttctctaaaccaaaagtgagagtagcattaatatatgggtttgaGATCCgggtgtgatagtgcatgcctttcatcctatcacttgggaggcagaggtaggaggatttccatgagttcgaagccatcctgagactacatagtgaatttcaggtcagcctgagctaaaatgatattctacctcaaaacaaattatatatatgtatgtatgtatgtatatacacacatacctatatatatatacatatatatatatgtatgtatgtatgtatgtatgtatgtagagagagagagagagagagagagagggagagagggagattaagggaagtgcttactgggcagtttggtgagcatatatatgcatttagccagacatgggCCTCCATTACACCGTTAGAGTTCATGACCTCTCCCATCATATGTTTTCaataccagacatgtattccctcccatgaagtgggcctccagttagtgaccttacagcccaaacatgtggagtcttcagcaatagggtcttaccatctattcttggtgggaatccaagagccttgacaatggtctgtaatgttttggggccaacagttcactagaaggtatcccatccctggcactgaaaattttctagtaacaatttatggcttatgggtatgccattgtccaaaaaagtaggtttccatatggcttattcatatcctcctaagttttgattaacccttccccatatttcctttactcaatctctttgcctgacctcacttaggccattccaccccaagtaatctgttcatctatttacattTATACTGTAACGTCCCCTTAAGTCCAGctacctcctccctcctttatagcccctttctcacttactggcctctgctactgatttttactccaactcatataCAAAACCAACAAACTTTTTATACACTCTGAGCTTGTTTCTTCATTTACAAAATGAAGGAGttttgattaaaggtgtgagtttCTTCTTCAATTGAAGATTTCAgtgaaggcaggcatggtggcacacgcctttaatcccagcccatgggaggcagaggtaggagcatcgctgtgagtttgaggtcagcctggaatagagtgagaccctcccttttaaaacaaaactagggctggagagatggctcagcggttaagtgcttgcctgtgaagcctaaggaccccggttcgaggctcagttccctaggacccacgttagccagatgcacaagggggcgcacgcgtctggagttcgtttgcagtggctggaagccctggtgcgcccatgctctctctcactctatctgcctctctctctctctctctctgtcactctcaaataaataaataaaaataaattaattaattaaaaaaaactaaactaaacaaaaaacaaaaagggctggagtgatttcttagtggttaaggcatttacctgcaaagcctgactcatgttcaactctgcagatgccacataagccagatgtacaaggtgacacaaggttgcacatgtgcatgtgcacagtgtggtccacatggctggagctcgactgcagtggctggaggccctggcatgccagttctctctctctctctctcattttacaaacaaaaggccagtctgttgggcttgcctcagaagaAGATTATCTCAGGGGCGCATTCCTGTAGCTCCCTGCATAAGCCCTCAGTTGTCATAGGCGGCTTCTTTCCCCCCTGGACATCCCATGTTTACATTGCACTTTGTGTGtttgcatttccttttttttttttattttttggttttttgaggtagggtctcactctagcccaggctgacctggaattcactatggagtctcagggtggccttgaactcacagcaatcctcctacctctgcctcccaagtgctgggattaaaggcatgcaccaccacacccgcctgcatttcctttttttatatttcattttatattattttaattttgatttttcaaggtagggtctcactctagctcaggctgacctggaattcactctgtagtctcagggtggcctctaacgcacagtgatcctcctacctctgcctcccagtgctgggattaaaggcatgtgccaccatgcctgtccagaacacttttttaaagtttttttaaattttttattttgagacagataaaatgggcacgccagggccttcagccactgaatgaatttcagacgtgtgtgcccccttctggcacatgtgtgacgttgtgcacttgcatcactgtgcgtctggctttatgggaCCGGGACATTGGAACATGAgctcttagacttcacaggaaagcaccttaaccactaagccatctctccagccccagacacttaaaaaaatattttagttatttgagagagagtaagagaaagagagagagaatgggcacaccagggcctctagccattgcaaacgcactctagacatgtaccaccttggcatctggttttatgtgggtaatggagaatcacacctgggtcctttggctttgccaaccagcaccttaaccactaagcaatctatccaaccTCAGAACACTTTTAAGAGAAGTGGGGGATCAGAGTACTTGGGCAAAGGTGGTGGTAGATGGCATGTTGGGAACTTTTATTAAATGTACCCACTGTCATAGTACACACTTACCAGAGTGAATGTACAAAGTGCTTTGTGGTCTGTTCCTCCAGCCATCCTGTGACACTGGTTTTCTGTTTCCTACAGGTTtcgtctttttcttctgtcagctGTTACCATGACCCTGACAAAAGGTTCCTTCACCTACTCCAGTGGGGAGGAATACCGTGGCGAGTGGAAGGAGGGTGAGAAGGACTCCTCGGGGTATCTGGTGATGAGTTCTTCACGTGACTAAAGGGAATAACTATGTCAGGATAGACATTCAACGTTACTAATGTCCATTTCCCACTGCAGGACTCAGTTCCACGTAGTGCCTTCCCTTTATTCTATTTAAGGGTTAGATAAGGAATTTGAAAGTGCTAGTGTTACTCAACTTCCAGAAATGAGTTGAATCTTTCTGTGTGTATCTTTGAAAGGGTTTAACATTCCTCTGTTCTTCATGTGTTGTTTTACATGTGAATGCACCCAGACACAATGAATGCCCTTAAGTGCCTAGAGAACTTGGGACTAGAGAATACAGAAGTTACTTCATGACTTCGTGGCAGTGAATTTTCAGAAGTTAAGGCCGACTGGGAAATTAGGACAGGCACTCAAGAGAAAGTGAAGTTCATTGCCTTGAATTTCCTGTGACAACTCATTACAGTTGGAAGTAATCTATTCATAGGAATAGTAAAATTCTTCAGAGTTGTGAAGTAGCTGGAAATTGTACAAGAAGTAGTTAATGATGTTGTTTGGAAACCTAACCTGGCCACTTTAAAGTCTCATGGGTTCAGTCCAAGCAAGCCAAGAGCTGCCCCAAGGAGACTAGACTTCCTACACTCACAGAGGTGAAGAGCCTTTTGCCCTGAGACCAGGCCTGTGCCCCATTCTTTTCACATAAGACCTTTGCAGCTGACAAACACTTGAGTCTTGAGATGTTGTGCATTTGTGACCTTGCGTCCTTCTAGCCAAGCCTTTGCTCCTGCCTCTCAAATAATCACTGGCCCCTCTCGTATGGCCTTTATGAAGCATCATGCTGAGGCTCTGTGGGGAGTGTACCCTCACACTGTGTCCAAAGGGCAGCATTGCTCCCCAATATCCCGGTCAGGGCAGTAAGCAAGCACAGCCCTGTTACCATAACCAAGCTCAAACCAGTGCTTCCAGGTGGGCTGGTAGGCTGGCAGCTGTGCGGTCCTGTGGGTCACTTACATTTCCTTCTCAAAGAGGCAGTGTAGGAGGACTGGCAAGTCAGGCTACTGCGCTGCATCCACACTCTTCCTGTGGGCACCACTGAGAGCTCTGGGGTCTTGAGTAAGCTGTTTGTCTCCTCCTGGCCTCTCCCATAATATCAGTGCTGTGCCTCTCTGATAAGATTgttaggaggggctggagggatagctaggcggttaaggcgtttgcctgcaaggccaaaggacccaggttcgattccccaggacccacgttagccaggtgcacaaggggcgcacacatccggagttcatttgcagtggctggaggccctggcatgcccattctctccctctctctctgtcaaataaataattaataaataaatatattttttaaattatttatttatttatttgagagcgacagacacagagagaaagacagatagagggagagagagggaatgggcgcgccagggcttccagcctctgcaaacgaactccagatgcgtgcgcccccttgtgcatctggctaacgtgggacctggggaaccgagcctcgaactggggtccttaggcttcacaggcaagcgcttaactgctaagccatctctccagcccaaataaataaatattttttaaaaattaaaaaaagaagattgttAGGAGGATTCGATAAGATAATAAACATAAAGTGACTTAGAGGAGTGGCTGCCACGCAGCAAAGGCACAAGAAGTGCTGGTGGTGGTACTTGGTGCGCACTCTTGCCACTCTTGCCTGGAGAGGCCGGCTGCACACCTGACGCTTGGCACTTAGCAGCTGGACATCCAAGAGCTGGGTCTTCCTGGTGCCTGGCTTGGCCCTGCTAATGCCActgcttctcctcttcttttctgtGAGTAAGGTGATGGGAAGTATGGGATGCCAAGAGGGAGAAGGAACCATGAAGCTGCCTCATTCCAACCTGTCACCTGTCCTTCTCTTTGCTTAGGCCGCAGACATGGTTTTGGTCAGCTGATGTTTGCAGACGGTGGCACCTACTTGGGTCATTTTGAAAATGGGCTTTTTAATGGCTTTGGGGTACTAACCTTCTCAGATGGCTCAAGGTGAGTATTGGGTCATTCCTTTCTGAGTCTTTAAACCAGAGAGACCCTGGTTTGGgttttgttgcttgtttgttttgaggcagggtctcactgtcactCAAGCTGACttaaaattcattctgtagcccaggctggccttgacctcacagggCTCCTGCTacttcagccacctgagtgctaggattgtaggcatGCGACCAGCACACCCAGCAAGAAGCTCTGATAAAAACAATCGATAAACCCTGTGCTTGTCCCAGGCCCTGAAGAAAATAGACAAGGAGAAAGCAGTTggagtgttttgttttctttatttgtcaGAGGCAAGATACTACTTCAGCCtagactgactttgaactcactatgtgtcTCATTCTGTCCTTGGACTCAACCTTCAATctgagcctcctgaatgctgggattgtggGTGTGAGCCACGGCACCAGGTCACAAGCAGTTCTTTTGTTGGTTACTTTTAAATAgatgtaagagggctggagagatggcttagcagttaaggcacttgtctgaaaagttgaaggacccaggttggttccccagaacccacataagccaggtgcacatgcatctggagttcgtttgcagtggctagaggacctggcatgcctattctttctctttctctatatctgcttcttcctctctctcaactaaatagataaaaataaaattttaagccgagtgtggtggcacatgcctttaaagccagcacttgggaggcagaggtaggaggattgctttgagttcaaggccaccctgagactacatagtgaattctcaaaggaagaaatacgaatggcatataagcacctaaaaagatgttctatgtcactagtcatcagggaaatgcagattaaaactacattgagattccatctcactcctgtcagattggccaccatcaggaatacaaatgatcataaatgctggtggggatgtggaaaaagagaaccCCTTCTccaatgctggtgggaatgcaatctggtccagccattgtggaaatcagtgtggaggttcctaaaacagctaaagattgatcttccatatgacccagctatagcactcctaggcatatatccaaaggaatcatctcatttccttagaagtacatgctcaaccatgtttattgctgctcaatttataatagctgggaaatggaaccagcctagatgtccctcaactgatgagtggataatgaagatgtggcacatttatataatggagtggtaaactcagtggtaaagatataggaagttatgaaatttgcagaaaaaatggatggatctggaaaggattatactaagtgaagtaacccatgcccagaaagccaggcgccacatgttctccctcatatgtggatcctagctacagatgattgggcttctgcatgagaaggaaaatacttagtagtagcagaggccagtaagttacaaaggagatataaagggaagagaaaggaagggtggagggtacttaataggttggtattggatatatgtaagtacaatgattgagatggggaggtaatatgatgaagaatggaatttcaaaggggacagtgtaGGGGGGAgaggtattactatgggatattttttataattatagaaaatgttaataaaaattgtgaaaataataaaaagaaagaaaagtcaaaaaaagttgggctggaggaatgccttagtggttaaggattttgcctgcaaagccaaaggacccaggttcgattccccaggactaacattagccagctacacaagggggcgcacgcatctggacttcatttgcagtggctggagacccttgcacacccattcactctctcaccttccctccctccccctttctctgtcaaataaataaaaaataaaaatattttcaaacaccaaaaaattaaaataaaaaataaatagatgtaagccatgcatggtggcttacacttttaatcccagtacttgggaggcagaggtaggaggattgccatgagtttgaggccatcctaagattatatagtgaattccaggtcagcctaggctagagtgagaccctacctcaaaacaacagaaaagaaaacaaacaaacaaacaaaaaacaggaaaaaaaagttgtaagagccaggcatgttgtATGTCTaatatcccagaactcaggaggcatatAGATAAGGAATATCTCAAATATAAGGctggcctggtctacatagcaagaccttgtctcaataaataaataatatgacaaACCAAAGATGTAAAACtggagggctagagacatggctcagtggttaaggtgcttgcctgcaaagcctggccaCTCGCATTGGATTCCCCACTATTCACATTATACCagataccagatgcacaaagttgcacatgcatctggaatttgtttgcagttgcaggaggccctggttgtgtccattctcacatctctctataaataaaaatattgctttaaaaaaCTGGAAACATTAAAGAGGTGACATGTTACTCCATCTCTgttctcttaaaatctttccttgagggctggagagatggcttagcggttaagcgcttgcctgtgaagcctaaggaccccggttcaaggcttgattccccaggacccacgttagccagatgcacaagggggcgcacgcatctggagtttgtttgcagtggctggaggccctggcgtgtccattctctctctatctgcctcttcctctctctctgtcactctcaaacaaataataattataaaaacaaaaaaaaaattttttttaaatctttccttGATATTAGGACCTCATTTTGTACAAAGCCTATGACCCTTCTCTGTTGATTGGGAATGGGGTAGGCAGGATGGCTGGAGCTCTGAGCTGGACAGGTTGAGCTCTGCTCCATGACATTACTAACACATCTACAGctccttgactcagtttacctggATAGCTAACCACCCATGAAAGGCTAACATCTTGATGTCTCTGCAGGTATGAGGGGGAGTTTGCCCAAGGGAAGTTTAACGGCGTTGGAGTCTTCATTCGACATGACAACATGACCTTTGAGGGGGAATTTAAGAATGGCAGAGTAGATGGTTTTGGTAAGTTTCTGCTCAGAAAGATGGTAACTTAGGCGAGCATAATTTGGGTACAGATATACATTCTTAGTTTCATTTGTTCGGTGGGTGTCCAAGTCGCCTGCAGTGGCCATGCCCCTGCCTGTGTGTGGAAGTTATCGGTAGGGTATTCCTCAGTAGAGCTGTGAATTTTTCTCTTCCATAGTCTCTACCAATCATGTAGATCTTTGAGACACTAATGCCAGTCTCATATTTTTTCTGTCCTCTTCAAAGGCCTGCTGACCTTCCCTGATGGTTCTCATGGAATACCCCGCAATGAAGGTCTGTTTGAAAACAACAAGCTGCTTCGGCGTGAGAAGTGCTCCGCTGTGGTTCAGCGGGCCCAGAGTGCCTCTAAGTCAGCCAGGAATCTTGCTGCTTGATGGGGCTTTGGACACAGCCAGAAAACCACTTAGGAAAGAAAACCTTGTTGGCTCAAGGTGAACAAGTGAACCAGATATGAGAGTTACCATGGAGCCAAAGCCTGTGAGGTGGCCCATCACCTGCCCATCAGGAATTCAGTCACAGGAAAGTGCAGAGGACTTTGGTCCCAAGACCTCACAGCagctctgcctccccctcccccccgacCCTCGTGGGCTAGAGGACAGGAGCAGCCCTTCCCGTGCTGCTGGCACTCCTCATTCCTGAGACCTTGCGTTACCCAGGGCTGCGGCCTTCACTCTACCTGCTGCCAGATCCAGAATCTCATTCCTTCTCACTTAGGGCTAGAGTTTCTTCTGCCCTGGAGAAATAAGGGCGGCTGAGATAGCACAGTAGCACTGTGAACGTCAAGTCCAGAGCTTTTCTCTATACTATTCCCTCGTTCCCTGCGGTGGTAGTCTTGGCCGCTTTACCTGATCAGGTtggtctctgtctctgcttataaACCCCTATGAAGGATTCTGTAAGAGTGCTGTTTTATTCTCCCTCAACTTTATGAGATGACTCCCTAACCTGAGTTATATGGCAGATAATCTAATCCCCATTTGTGCCTCTGTCATCCCTTAGATGTTAGACAGGATCCCTATATGACATAGCCAAGTAAGAAGTGACTAGACAAGTAATCTCTGACTGTATTTGTTACTCACTCCAGGGCAAAGGGCAGACCTAGCCAGATCACTTCAGGTCTCCCTTGGAGTGACCTGAATCCCAGGAAAGGCTTGGGCTGACAAAGTTCTTTCCCAGTGGGCCAGTGGATTAGATTCAGAACAACCACATGGGTGTTGGAAAACTTGGACCTGCCCTGGGCAGCAGTGAGCTAGCAGCCTTGGCTCCTTGCATTCTGTTCACTGACTCTTCCAGCAGGAGCCTTGGCCCTTAGGCCTGGGACAGATCATGGCAGGAATAACTCTTGCTTGGTGAACCACAAAGCCTCTAGTTAGCCCAGTCCCCAGGCCCACCCCAGCTCCCATCCTCACACCAAATCTCCCTCAACAACAGACTGTGGTGGAAATTACAGTCGCGTGCCTCTATTTATTCTTTGAGCTCTACTATGGAGATAGTTGTGTTTATAGGAATAAACAAATCACCAGAACTGCGTACATTTCATGTTCATGGCCTACTGGCCCCATCCTCATGAGTATCAACCTATCTGCCATGTGTACAAGTTAATCAAAAAGGCTTGTTGCTGACACTGAACCCTTTATTGCATGAAGAcatcaatttcccagaacctctGCAAAGTAAGCAAGCatggactctgtgtgtgtgtgtgtgtgtagtacatgtgAGGTGCGTGTGTTGTAAGCACGTGTACGTGCTGATGTGGTGCCCTGTGCG carries:
- the Morn4 gene encoding MORN repeat-containing protein 4, which translates into the protein MTLTKGSFTYSSGEEYRGEWKEGRRHGFGQLMFADGGTYLGHFENGLFNGFGVLTFSDGSRYEGEFAQGKFNGVGVFIRHDNMTFEGEFKNGRVDGFGLLTFPDGSHGIPRNEGLFENNKLLRREKCSAVVQRAQSASKSARNLAA